CGGCGTCCTCACCTCGCTCGCGACCGAGCAGTGGGGCATCCTGGTCTTCCTCGTCGCGATCCTCGCGGTCGTGAACTGGGCCTACTTCTCGCGCCGCGCGGTCGCCGCGAAGTACCTCGTGCCGGGCGTGATCTTCCTTTTCGCGTACCAGATCTTCGCGATCGGCTACACGGGCTACGTCGCCTTCACGAACTACGGCGACGGCCACAACTCGACGAAGTCGGATGCGATCGAGCAGATCTCGATGCAGAACGAGGTGCGGGTCGAGGGCTCCGCGTCCTACCCGCTCACGGTCGTCGCGCAGGGCGAGCGGCTCGGCTTCGCGGTCGTCGTCGACGGCGAGGCCCAGCTCGGCGCACCGGACCAGCCGCTCGCGCCGGCGCCCGACGCGACCGTCGCGGGCGAGCAGGTGGAGGCCGTGCCCGGCTGGGAGACGCTGCGCTTCGTCGACATCGCCTCCCGCCAGGCGGAGGTGACGGCGCTCCGCGTCGCGCTCTCCGACGACCCCGCCGACGGCTCGCTCCGCACGCAGGACGCCTCGACCGCCTTCGTCGCCGTGCCGGCGCTGCAGTACGACGCCGAGGCGGACGCCTTCGTCGACACCGCCGACGGCACCGTGTACACGCCGAGCGAGCGCGGCAACTTCGTCTCGGAGGACGGCGAGGCGCTGAGCCCGGGCTGGCGGGTCGGGGTCGGCTTCGACAACTTCGGCGCGATGGTCGCGGACGCCCGGATGGCGGGGCCCTTCGTCCAGATCTTCCTCTGGACCTTCGCCTTCGCGTTCCTCTCGGTCGTCACGACCTTCGCGCTCGGCATCTTCCTCGCGGTGACCTTCAACGATCAGCGGCTGCGCGGTCGGCGGATCTACCGCTCGCTCTTCATCCTCCCGTACGCGTTCCCGGGCTTCCTCTCGGCGCTGGTATGGGCGGGCATGCTCAACGATCGCTTCGGGTACATCAACGTCGTCCTCTTCGGCGGGGCCGACATCCCCTGGCTCACCGACCCGGTGCTCGCGAAGGCGTCGGTCATCCTCGTCAACCTGTGGCTCGGCTTCCCCTACATGTTCCTCATCTGCACGGGGGCGCTGCAGGCGGTGCCGGCGGACCTCGTGGATGCGGCGCGCATCGACGGCGCGGGCCGCTGGCAGATCTTCCGGAACGTGACGCTGCCGTTCGTGATGGTGACGGTGACGCCGCTGCTGATCTCCTCCTTCGCGTTCAACTTCAACAACTTCGCGCTCATCTACATGCTCACCGGCGGCGGTCCGAACTTCGTCGGCACCCCGTACGTCGTCGGCCATACCGACGTCCTCATCTCGATGGTGTACTCGGTGGCCTTCGAGAGCGGGAGCAAGCAGTACGGCGTCGCGAGCGCCCTCTCGCTGCTCATCTTCGTGATGGTGGGCGTCATCTCGTGGCTCGGCTTCCGCCGCGCCCGCCGACTCGAGGAGATCTGAGATGGGGACCGACACGCGCCTCCGCGGCCTGCGCTGGTGGACCGAGCTCGGCTGGCGCCACGTCGTCGGCGTCGTGACGATCGTCGTCTGCGTGTTCCCGCTGCTCTATGCGCTCTCCGCCTCCGTCAACCCGGCGGGCACGCTGACCGGCTCGCACGAGCTGTTCCGCGTCCTCTCGGCCGAGAACTACCTCGAGCTCGGCTCCACGCCTTTCCTGCTCTGGATGCGGAACTCGCTCCTGGTCTCG
The Homoserinibacter sp. YIM 151385 DNA segment above includes these coding regions:
- a CDS encoding ABC transporter permease subunit, which translates into the protein MALTTSTAPAVTGGRRGLGVGFLVKLVVVGLADALGLYGVLTSLATEQWGILVFLVAILAVVNWAYFSRRAVAAKYLVPGVIFLFAYQIFAIGYTGYVAFTNYGDGHNSTKSDAIEQISMQNEVRVEGSASYPLTVVAQGERLGFAVVVDGEAQLGAPDQPLAPAPDATVAGEQVEAVPGWETLRFVDIASRQAEVTALRVALSDDPADGSLRTQDASTAFVAVPALQYDAEADAFVDTADGTVYTPSERGNFVSEDGEALSPGWRVGVGFDNFGAMVADARMAGPFVQIFLWTFAFAFLSVVTTFALGIFLAVTFNDQRLRGRRIYRSLFILPYAFPGFLSALVWAGMLNDRFGYINVVLFGGADIPWLTDPVLAKASVILVNLWLGFPYMFLICTGALQAVPADLVDAARIDGAGRWQIFRNVTLPFVMVTVTPLLISSFAFNFNNFALIYMLTGGGPNFVGTPYVVGHTDVLISMVYSVAFESGSKQYGVASALSLLIFVMVGVISWLGFRRARRLEEI